Proteins from a single region of Geothrix sp. PMB-07:
- a CDS encoding 2-oxoacid:acceptor oxidoreductase subunit alpha encodes MRKDLVFGMAGSGGDGIVSAGDSLLQAAAAEGYHGVMTKSFGSQIRGGESSCRVRISTSPILNPGGNLDVAVALNWEDFLKFGAELPVSGNTVVIYEAATNIPVEQIPLVGVTPLQVIAVPIAAMAKETAGTERAKNTVVLGLIAGWFGIGAVAVMKGIRKKLAKKGEELVEANQRAFDAGRAFAMEHPLKVSMAVEPSETKGQVKLITDGNDMCAAAAIFAGCQFFGGYPITPSTEIMQFFTDQVWKYGGAVLQAEDEIAGIGAAVGASFAGKKSMTATSGPGLSLKSEMMGLASIAELPLVIVDVQRGGPSTGLPTKTEQSDLFAAAFSAHGDVIRPVLAPTSVADIFRITVEAFNIAEYYQTPVIVLSDQEIAARKETLDPIDTSQFKIIDRQRPTATDLQDYKRFKQTENNISPISHPGMLGGTYLASGIEHVESGAPTNSGSVHQRMNDKRTRKFDPLKDRRDLFEVLGNPDAPIAMVAWGSVAGICREALAMAQAKGLNVKLLVPYLLYPVAEGVYNEFFHSVQKGLVIEQTHLAQTFKLLRMHIDLPKGVKPLARSGANPFLPGEIVAALQNLLAELQRSHEGNLQPQE; translated from the coding sequence ATGCGCAAGGATCTCGTCTTTGGAATGGCAGGTTCAGGAGGAGACGGCATCGTTTCCGCCGGTGACTCGCTGCTCCAGGCCGCTGCCGCCGAGGGGTATCACGGCGTCATGACCAAGAGCTTCGGCTCGCAGATCCGCGGCGGTGAATCCTCCTGCCGCGTGCGCATCAGCACCTCGCCGATCCTCAACCCCGGCGGCAACCTGGATGTGGCCGTGGCCCTGAACTGGGAGGACTTCCTCAAGTTCGGCGCCGAGCTGCCCGTCAGCGGCAACACCGTGGTGATCTACGAGGCCGCCACCAACATCCCGGTGGAGCAGATTCCCCTCGTGGGCGTGACGCCCCTGCAGGTCATCGCGGTGCCCATCGCCGCCATGGCCAAGGAAACGGCGGGCACCGAGCGCGCCAAGAACACGGTGGTGCTGGGCCTCATCGCCGGCTGGTTCGGTATCGGGGCCGTGGCGGTGATGAAGGGCATCCGGAAGAAACTGGCCAAGAAAGGTGAGGAGCTGGTGGAAGCCAACCAGCGCGCCTTCGACGCGGGCCGGGCCTTCGCGATGGAACACCCGCTCAAGGTGAGCATGGCGGTGGAACCCTCGGAGACCAAGGGCCAGGTGAAGCTGATCACCGATGGCAACGACATGTGCGCCGCAGCCGCCATCTTCGCCGGGTGCCAGTTCTTCGGCGGCTACCCCATCACGCCCTCCACCGAGATCATGCAGTTCTTCACGGATCAGGTCTGGAAGTACGGCGGCGCGGTGCTGCAGGCCGAAGATGAGATCGCGGGCATTGGCGCGGCCGTCGGCGCATCTTTCGCCGGCAAGAAATCCATGACCGCCACCAGCGGCCCCGGCCTCTCCCTGAAGTCCGAGATGATGGGCCTGGCCAGCATCGCTGAACTGCCCCTGGTCATCGTGGATGTGCAGCGCGGCGGTCCCTCCACGGGCCTCCCCACCAAGACCGAACAGTCCGATCTCTTCGCCGCGGCCTTCTCCGCGCACGGCGACGTGATTCGCCCGGTGCTGGCGCCCACCTCGGTGGCCGACATCTTCCGCATCACGGTCGAAGCCTTCAACATCGCCGAGTACTACCAGACGCCGGTGATCGTGCTGTCCGATCAGGAGATCGCCGCTCGCAAGGAAACGCTTGATCCCATCGACACCAGCCAGTTCAAGATCATCGACCGCCAGCGCCCCACGGCCACCGATCTGCAGGACTACAAGCGCTTCAAGCAGACCGAGAACAACATCAGCCCCATCAGCCATCCGGGCATGCTGGGCGGCACCTACCTGGCTTCGGGCATCGAGCATGTTGAATCCGGCGCGCCCACCAACAGCGGCTCCGTCCACCAGCGCATGAACGACAAGCGCACCCGGAAATTCGATCCGCTGAAGGACCGCCGCGACCTTTTCGAGGTGTTGGGCAACCCTGATGCGCCCATCGCCATGGTGGCCTGGGGCAGCGTCGCGGGCATCTGCCGCGAGGCCCTCGCCATGGCCCAGGCCAAGGGGCTCAACGTCAAGTTGCTGGTGCCCTACCTGCTCTATCCGGTGGCTGAAGGCGTCTACAACGAGTTCTTCCACTCGGTCCAGAAGGGCCTGGTCATCGAGCAGACGCACCTGGCGCAGACCTTCAAGCTGCTCCGCATGCACATCGACCTGCCCAAGGGCGTGAAGCCCCTGGCCCGCAGCGGCGCCAATCCCTTCCTGCCCGGCGAGATCGTCGCCGCCCTCCAGAATCTCCTCGCAGAGCTGCAGCGCAGCCACGAGGGCAACCTTCAGCCCCAGGAGTGA
- a CDS encoding DHA2 family efflux MFS transporter permease subunit: protein MTHRHINPWVIALTVMIATFMEVLDTSVANVALPHIAGHLSATVEETTWVLTSYLVANAVVLPLGGYFSSLMGRKRFYLTCVTIFTVASFLCGIAPSLGWLIFFRVLQGLGGGGLQPISQAILVETFPAAKRGAAMAVYGMGVVLAPIIGPVLGGWITDNFSWNWIFLINIPVGFLSFSLTSALVQDPPTFHRISLKEGARFDYLGIGVITLGLAALEIVLDEGQRKDWFSSNFIVFFAVVAVLALGYAIYHELQKSRPIVDLRLLKDRTFAVAILMLFVLGFVLYGSLALLPIFLQTLLGYTALLSGWVLSPGGLAIMFMMPVVAMLLKKTDTRWLIGVGFFFCGLGLIQMAGFNLQVDFQTAMWSRVVQSLGFAFLFIPINVSAFQHIPHEKTAYAAGLMNLVRNIGGSTGIALATTMLARRSQFHQANLVGHLTPGDPAYQGFLDRATQLGVVRGGLSPTDAGHLAQGAAYGTVVKQSSMMAFADTFWFMGVLCFTLFPLIFLMRKSRATGPIAID from the coding sequence CATATCAACCCCTGGGTCATCGCGCTCACGGTGATGATCGCGACCTTCATGGAGGTCCTCGACACCAGCGTGGCCAATGTGGCCCTGCCCCACATCGCGGGCCACCTCTCGGCCACGGTGGAGGAGACCACCTGGGTGCTCACCTCGTATCTGGTGGCCAATGCCGTGGTGCTGCCTCTGGGCGGCTACTTCTCCAGCCTCATGGGCCGGAAGCGGTTCTACCTCACCTGCGTGACCATCTTCACGGTGGCTTCGTTCCTCTGCGGCATCGCGCCCAGCTTGGGCTGGCTGATCTTCTTCCGCGTGCTCCAGGGCCTCGGTGGCGGCGGCCTCCAACCCATCTCGCAGGCCATCCTGGTGGAGACCTTCCCCGCGGCCAAGCGCGGTGCCGCCATGGCCGTCTACGGCATGGGCGTGGTGCTGGCCCCCATCATCGGCCCCGTGCTGGGCGGTTGGATCACGGACAACTTCAGCTGGAATTGGATCTTCCTCATCAACATCCCCGTGGGCTTCCTGTCCTTCTCCCTCACCAGCGCGCTGGTGCAGGATCCGCCCACCTTCCACCGCATCTCCCTCAAGGAGGGCGCCCGTTTCGACTACCTGGGCATCGGCGTCATCACCCTGGGCCTGGCGGCCCTGGAGATCGTGCTCGACGAAGGCCAACGCAAGGACTGGTTCAGCTCGAACTTCATCGTCTTCTTCGCCGTGGTGGCCGTGCTGGCCCTGGGCTATGCCATCTACCACGAACTCCAGAAGAGCCGTCCCATCGTCGACCTTCGCCTCTTGAAGGACCGCACCTTCGCGGTGGCCATTCTCATGCTCTTCGTGCTGGGCTTCGTGCTTTACGGCAGTCTGGCCCTGCTGCCCATCTTTCTGCAGACCCTGCTGGGCTACACGGCCCTGCTCAGCGGCTGGGTGCTGAGCCCAGGCGGCCTGGCCATCATGTTCATGATGCCGGTGGTGGCCATGCTGCTGAAAAAGACCGACACCCGCTGGCTCATCGGCGTGGGCTTCTTCTTCTGCGGCCTGGGGCTGATACAGATGGCCGGCTTCAACCTGCAGGTGGATTTCCAGACGGCCATGTGGTCCCGCGTGGTGCAGAGTCTGGGCTTCGCCTTCCTGTTCATTCCCATCAACGTGTCCGCCTTCCAGCACATTCCCCACGAGAAGACGGCCTACGCCGCGGGCCTCATGAACCTGGTGCGCAACATCGGCGGCAGCACGGGCATCGCCCTCGCCACCACCATGCTGGCCCGGCGTTCCCAGTTCCATCAGGCCAATCTGGTGGGGCACCTCACCCCGGGAGATCCGGCCTACCAGGGCTTCCTGGACCGGGCCACCCAGCTGGGCGTGGTGCGCGGAGGCCTGTCGCCCACGGATGCGGGCCACCTGGCCCAGGGCGCGGCCTACGGCACCGTGGTGAAGCAATCCAGCATGATGGCCTTCGCGGATACCTTCTGGTTCATGGGCGTGCTCTGCTTCACCCTCTTCCCCCTGATCTTCCTCATGCGGAAGAGCCGCGCCACCGGACCCATCGCCATCGATTAG
- a CDS encoding sigma-54 dependent transcriptional regulator: MPLATTQRILLVEDEPGLREVLTLALEGAGFCCEAASGLEEGLQALREATFDGVLSDLKLKDGSGIELLTWMKEQGLETPVVIMTAYATTETTVQALNQGAVDFITKPFKHDDLIASLKGLLATAGPESTPPPDLGELVGVGHIMRKINALIGKVSRADTTVLLMGESGTGKEVVARLIHRHSDRAKGPFVAVNCGALPEALLESELFGFEKGAFTGATAMKRGLFEEAGGGILFLDEIGEMPLALQVKLLRVLQERRVRRLGATEERPMDVRVIAATNRDLRARAESGAFREDLYYRINILQIEMPPLRERPEDLPVLAEHFIRRSCHKLGKPPMQLHPETMAQLLTYRFPGNVRELENLMERCVALNPGGPITRDLLPEGFGQSSTPEGGPPPAPLGIPAEGFDLEAWIQALKGHFLRKALDEVGGVKTKAGKRLGMSFRAYRYWLAELGGLEALQADFPWPADFPAPVVDESGGTEGPKEA; this comes from the coding sequence ATGCCCCTTGCCACGACCCAACGGATCTTGCTGGTGGAGGATGAACCGGGCCTTCGGGAGGTTCTGACCCTGGCCCTGGAAGGGGCGGGCTTCTGCTGTGAAGCCGCGTCCGGCCTGGAGGAGGGCCTGCAGGCCCTGCGAGAAGCCACCTTCGACGGGGTGCTCTCCGACTTGAAGCTCAAGGATGGTTCCGGCATCGAGCTGCTCACCTGGATGAAGGAGCAGGGCCTGGAGACGCCGGTGGTCATCATGACCGCCTACGCCACCACGGAAACCACGGTGCAGGCCCTCAACCAGGGCGCGGTGGATTTCATCACCAAGCCCTTCAAGCACGACGACCTCATCGCCTCCCTCAAGGGCCTGCTGGCTACGGCCGGGCCCGAGTCCACGCCGCCGCCGGATCTGGGCGAGCTGGTGGGCGTGGGGCACATCATGCGGAAGATCAACGCCCTCATCGGCAAGGTGTCCCGGGCTGACACCACGGTGTTGCTCATGGGGGAAAGCGGCACGGGCAAGGAAGTGGTGGCCCGGCTCATCCACCGTCATTCGGACCGCGCCAAGGGCCCCTTTGTGGCCGTGAACTGCGGGGCGCTGCCAGAGGCCCTGCTGGAAAGTGAGCTGTTCGGTTTCGAGAAGGGCGCTTTCACGGGTGCCACGGCGATGAAGCGGGGCCTGTTTGAAGAGGCTGGTGGCGGCATCCTCTTCCTCGACGAGATCGGCGAAATGCCCCTGGCCCTCCAGGTGAAGCTGCTGCGGGTGCTGCAGGAGCGCCGGGTGCGGCGCCTGGGCGCCACCGAGGAACGGCCCATGGATGTGCGCGTCATCGCCGCCACCAACCGCGACCTGCGGGCCCGAGCCGAATCCGGGGCCTTCCGGGAGGATCTCTACTACCGCATCAACATCCTCCAGATCGAGATGCCGCCGTTGCGAGAACGGCCCGAGGACCTGCCGGTGCTGGCGGAGCACTTCATCCGCCGTTCCTGTCACAAGCTGGGCAAACCGCCCATGCAGCTGCACCCGGAAACCATGGCCCAGCTGCTCACCTACCGCTTCCCCGGCAACGTGCGGGAGCTGGAGAACCTCATGGAGCGCTGTGTGGCGCTCAATCCTGGCGGCCCCATCACCCGGGACCTGCTGCCCGAGGGCTTTGGCCAGAGCAGCACCCCGGAAGGCGGGCCCCCGCCTGCGCCCCTAGGGATCCCCGCCGAAGGCTTTGATCTGGAAGCCTGGATCCAGGCGCTCAAGGGGCATTTCCTGCGCAAGGCCCTGGACGAGGTGGGCGGCGTCAAGACCAAGGCAGGCAAGCGCCTCGGCATGAGCTTCCGGGCCTACCGCTACTGGCTGGCCGAACTGGGCGGCCTGGAGGCCCTGCAGGCTGATTTCCCCTGGCCGGCAGATTTCCCCGCTCCGGTGGTGGACGAAAGCGGGGGAACCGAAGGGCCCAAGGAGGCATGA
- the rpmF gene encoding 50S ribosomal protein L32 — protein MPNPKRRHSKARRDRRRTHDSLEVMSASTCPNCQTPKLPHRVCPSCGFYRGKLAVRVSATA, from the coding sequence ATGCCGAATCCCAAGCGCCGCCATTCCAAGGCCCGCCGCGACCGCCGGCGCACCCATGATTCGCTGGAAGTCATGAGCGCCAGCACCTGCCCCAACTGCCAGACCCCCAAGCTGCCGCACCGCGTCTGCCCCAGCTGCGGTTTCTACCGCGGCAAGCTGGCCGTCCGCGTTTCCGCGACCGCCTAG
- the fabD gene encoding ACP S-malonyltransferase, producing the protein MSKVAWLFPGQGSQAVGMGVALAQAEPAAQVVLKEADAALGFSLSQLMAEGPEETLKLTEHTQPAILTHSLMVVRAYAQRLPKPDFAAGHSLGEYSALVALGVLDFTDAVRTVRERGRAMQVAVPVGVGAMAALLGMSLADVEASCAEAAASTGRIVVPANFNGPGQIVIAGHTEAVEAALEAAKTRGGRKALKLPVSAPFHSPLMEPAKTHMEPILRELAFRAPICPLVNNVDAQAVSDPEALRDGLVRQIPGAVRWQATLDLLLDEGVTTFLELGPGKVLAGLVKRQAKERGLEVTALSFGTPEDLAQLG; encoded by the coding sequence ATGAGCAAAGTGGCGTGGCTATTCCCGGGTCAGGGTTCGCAGGCGGTGGGCATGGGGGTGGCGCTGGCGCAGGCTGAGCCTGCGGCCCAGGTGGTGCTCAAGGAGGCCGACGCGGCGCTGGGCTTCTCCCTCTCGCAGCTCATGGCCGAGGGGCCCGAAGAGACCCTCAAGCTGACTGAGCACACCCAGCCCGCCATCCTCACCCACAGCCTCATGGTGGTGCGGGCCTATGCGCAGCGCCTGCCCAAGCCCGACTTCGCCGCGGGGCATTCCCTCGGTGAGTACAGCGCCCTGGTGGCCCTGGGTGTTCTCGACTTTACCGATGCGGTGCGCACCGTGCGCGAGCGCGGCCGGGCCATGCAGGTGGCCGTGCCCGTGGGGGTGGGCGCCATGGCCGCTCTGCTGGGCATGAGCCTGGCCGATGTGGAAGCCAGCTGCGCGGAAGCGGCTGCGAGCACGGGCAGGATCGTCGTCCCCGCCAACTTCAACGGCCCTGGCCAGATTGTCATTGCGGGCCACACCGAGGCCGTGGAGGCCGCGCTGGAAGCGGCCAAGACGCGCGGCGGCCGCAAGGCCCTGAAGCTGCCTGTGAGCGCCCCCTTCCATTCGCCCCTCATGGAACCCGCCAAGACGCACATGGAACCGATCCTGCGCGAGCTGGCCTTCCGTGCCCCCATCTGTCCCCTGGTGAACAACGTGGACGCCCAGGCTGTTTCTGATCCCGAGGCCCTGCGCGATGGCCTGGTAAGGCAGATCCCCGGCGCGGTCCGCTGGCAGGCCACTTTGGATCTGCTGCTGGACGAAGGGGTCACCACCTTCCTGGAGTTGGGCCCCGGCAAGGTGCTGGCGGGCCTTGTGAAGCGGCAGGCCAAGGAGCGGGGCCTCGAGGTGACGGCACTCAGCTTCGGCACGCCAGAGGACTTGGCTCAGCTGGGCTGA
- a CDS encoding glycosyltransferase family 9 protein has protein sequence MKHLLPGQSKLSFGGGERVLLARTDALGDLMVSLPLQQRLLAHHPGLEIHWLVRPYPAPLLREHPDVAGVHLRSENSDLASVFAEVKPHAVLNLGHRDKAVIVAAQQAGVPVRVARARGLPQILAATHLLWKGRYGSGRHEAMNVLDFLSPWGLAGGAPEAPRLFLTEAERAQGERDLQTFPRPRLGLFFQGSGAGASPSQAWWKTALPVFASAGWAPIPLGPPELSELPATDLRGLLARLAACDAILSPSSGPAHMAAALSRPLLCLMGLRPNHSPDRWAPLGSSVQVLQYPGPEADLAGGMDRLNPADLLPHLDRLRARVRLGQS, from the coding sequence GTGAAGCACCTCCTGCCCGGCCAATCCAAGCTGTCCTTCGGAGGAGGGGAGCGCGTGCTCCTGGCCCGCACCGATGCCCTGGGCGATCTGATGGTGTCCCTGCCCCTCCAGCAGCGGCTGCTCGCCCACCATCCGGGGCTGGAGATCCACTGGCTGGTGCGGCCTTATCCTGCGCCCCTGCTGCGGGAACATCCGGATGTCGCCGGTGTCCACCTGCGCAGCGAGAACTCGGATCTCGCCAGCGTCTTCGCAGAGGTGAAGCCCCACGCCGTGCTGAACCTGGGCCACCGGGACAAGGCCGTCATCGTCGCCGCCCAGCAGGCCGGGGTTCCCGTCCGGGTGGCCCGGGCCCGGGGTCTGCCGCAGATCCTCGCCGCCACGCACCTCCTTTGGAAGGGGCGGTACGGCAGCGGCCGCCACGAGGCCATGAACGTCCTGGATTTCCTGAGCCCCTGGGGCCTGGCCGGCGGCGCCCCCGAGGCACCTCGGCTCTTCCTCACTGAGGCCGAACGGGCCCAGGGCGAGCGCGACCTGCAGACCTTCCCCCGGCCCCGCCTGGGCCTCTTCTTCCAGGGCAGCGGCGCCGGGGCCAGCCCCAGCCAGGCCTGGTGGAAGACCGCCCTGCCGGTATTCGCCAGCGCGGGCTGGGCCCCCATTCCCCTGGGGCCCCCCGAGCTTTCGGAGCTGCCGGCCACGGATCTGCGCGGGTTGCTGGCCCGCCTGGCGGCCTGCGATGCCATCCTCAGCCCCTCCTCGGGCCCCGCCCACATGGCCGCAGCCCTGAGCCGTCCCCTGCTCTGCCTCATGGGCCTGCGCCCCAACCACAGCCCCGACCGCTGGGCGCCCCTGGGATCCAGCGTGCAGGTGCTTCAGTACCCCGGCCCCGAGGCGGATCTGGCCGGCGGCATGGATCGGCTCAACCCCGCGGACCTGCTGCCCCATCTGGACCGCCTCCGCGCCCGCGTGCGGCTCGGGCAGTCATGA
- a CDS encoding 2-oxoacid:ferredoxin oxidoreductase subunit beta: MSTGTCEYQAKDYKSDLKPIWCPGCGDFSVVQGIYRALAAVGRPPHEIAFVSGIGCSSRIPGYTTAYGFNSVHGRALPIAQGIKLANPDLLVLAAGGDGDGFSIGGGHIAHLIRRNMDITYIVMDNQIYGLTKGQLSPTSQKGRITCTSKYGSLEEPVNPLLYVLAYGAGFVAQASPTDLAGMAAVIEEAIRYPGFAFVNIQSPCVTYGEEGQQIKGLKAIQESLASLGHNPADRLAAMDLAQQYGEKMHLGVFYRNPEPPPTYGDLVKERQAALSKDALPKERILDLFIKK; encoded by the coding sequence ATGAGCACCGGCACCTGCGAATACCAAGCGAAGGACTACAAGAGCGACCTCAAGCCCATCTGGTGCCCCGGATGCGGCGACTTCTCCGTGGTGCAGGGCATCTACCGCGCCCTGGCTGCCGTGGGCCGTCCGCCCCATGAGATCGCCTTCGTCTCGGGCATCGGCTGCTCCAGCCGCATCCCCGGTTACACCACGGCCTACGGCTTCAACAGCGTCCACGGCCGCGCCCTTCCCATCGCCCAGGGCATCAAGCTGGCCAACCCCGACCTGCTGGTGCTGGCGGCGGGCGGCGACGGCGATGGCTTCTCCATCGGCGGTGGCCACATCGCCCACCTCATCCGCCGCAACATGGACATCACCTACATCGTGATGGACAACCAGATCTATGGCCTCACCAAGGGCCAGCTCTCGCCCACCTCCCAGAAGGGGCGCATCACCTGCACGTCGAAGTACGGCAGCCTGGAAGAGCCTGTGAATCCGCTGCTCTACGTGCTGGCCTACGGCGCGGGCTTCGTGGCCCAGGCCTCGCCCACGGACCTGGCGGGCATGGCTGCTGTCATCGAGGAGGCCATCCGCTACCCCGGCTTCGCCTTTGTGAACATCCAGTCCCCCTGCGTCACCTACGGCGAGGAAGGACAGCAGATCAAGGGGTTGAAGGCCATCCAGGAATCCCTGGCCAGCCTGGGGCACAACCCCGCAGACCGCCTGGCGGCCATGGACCTCGCTCAGCAGTACGGCGAAAAAATGCATTTGGGCGTGTTCTACCGGAACCCCGAACCGCCGCCCACTTACGGTGATCTGGTGAAGGAACGCCAGGCCGCGCTGTCCAAGGATGCCCTCCCCAAGGAGCGCATCCTGGACCTCTTCATCAAAAAGTAG
- a CDS encoding ferritin family protein: MAIHGIDFANLSLQDALDLAILIEDEAQERYEEFAAQMEQHRTPEAARFFRYMVENEAKHARELTARRVHRFGDAPRTVTRAMIFDVEAPDYDAARAFMSPRKAMEAALASELKAHAFFVSSLATLKDPEVRALFEDLRDEELEHQQLVQAELYKLRPETGLSDEDFVDEPAAQ, translated from the coding sequence ATGGCCATCCACGGCATCGATTTCGCCAACCTTTCCCTTCAGGATGCCCTCGATCTGGCCATCCTGATCGAGGATGAGGCCCAGGAGCGCTACGAGGAATTCGCCGCGCAGATGGAGCAGCACCGCACGCCAGAGGCCGCCAGGTTCTTCCGCTACATGGTGGAGAACGAGGCCAAGCACGCCCGCGAGCTGACGGCCCGCCGCGTCCACCGCTTTGGAGACGCACCCCGCACCGTCACCCGCGCCATGATCTTCGATGTGGAGGCGCCGGACTACGATGCTGCCCGCGCCTTCATGAGCCCGCGCAAGGCCATGGAAGCCGCCCTGGCCTCTGAGCTGAAGGCCCACGCCTTCTTCGTGTCCTCCCTGGCCACACTGAAGGACCCCGAAGTCCGCGCCCTCTTCGAGGATCTGCGCGACGAGGAGTTGGAGCACCAGCAGCTGGTCCAGGCGGAACTGTACAAGCTGCGCCCCGAAACGGGTCTCTCCGACGAAGACTTCGTGGACGAGCCCGCAGCGCAGTAG
- the plsX gene encoding phosphate acyltransferase PlsX, with product MDIHHHIALDVMGGDHAPHATLQGAREALEAWPGLYLYLVGDEAVISPLLTKYGFTAGLLARAGVVHASQTVVMEDKATSILKEKKDSSIRVAAQLVREGQAHGVVSMGHTGAAMVASSLVIGKLDGVDRPALASVLPNMKGRPTVLLDVGANVDCRAEHIAQFAVMGSVYAEQVLGLERPRVGILSVGEEDGKGTDVTKEASAMLRQLEIRFEGNAEGRDIWNGNFDVIACDGFVGNVVLKSSEALAEGILSGLRDSFMESAITKFAGLLAKPAMKRFKKKLDYAEYGGAPLLGVKGVSIIGHGRSDAKAVRNAIRAALRAAEHRLNERIQERVALLLPQD from the coding sequence GTGGATATCCACCATCACATCGCACTGGATGTCATGGGGGGCGACCATGCCCCCCATGCCACCTTGCAGGGTGCCCGGGAGGCCCTTGAGGCCTGGCCCGGGCTCTACCTGTACCTGGTGGGCGACGAGGCGGTCATTTCGCCCCTGCTGACCAAATATGGCTTTACGGCCGGGCTGCTGGCCCGGGCTGGCGTGGTGCATGCCTCGCAGACCGTGGTCATGGAGGACAAGGCCACCAGCATCCTGAAGGAAAAGAAGGACAGTTCCATCCGCGTCGCCGCCCAGCTCGTGCGAGAGGGGCAGGCCCACGGCGTGGTGTCCATGGGGCACACGGGGGCCGCCATGGTGGCCTCGAGCCTGGTCATCGGCAAGCTGGATGGCGTAGATCGTCCGGCCCTTGCCAGTGTGCTGCCCAACATGAAGGGCCGCCCCACCGTCCTGCTGGATGTGGGTGCCAACGTGGATTGCCGGGCCGAGCACATCGCCCAGTTCGCGGTCATGGGCTCCGTCTACGCCGAGCAGGTGCTGGGCCTCGAACGGCCCCGCGTCGGCATCCTCAGTGTGGGCGAAGAGGACGGTAAAGGCACGGACGTGACCAAGGAAGCATCGGCCATGCTCCGCCAGCTGGAAATCCGCTTCGAGGGCAATGCCGAAGGCCGGGACATCTGGAACGGTAACTTCGACGTCATCGCCTGCGACGGCTTCGTGGGCAACGTGGTGCTCAAATCCAGCGAAGCGCTGGCGGAGGGCATCCTCTCCGGCCTGCGCGACAGCTTCATGGAAAGCGCCATCACCAAGTTTGCCGGCCTGCTCGCCAAGCCAGCCATGAAGCGCTTCAAGAAGAAGCTCGACTACGCAGAGTACGGCGGGGCACCCCTGCTGGGCGTCAAGGGGGTGAGCATCATCGGCCACGGCCGCAGCGATGCCAAAGCCGTTCGCAACGCCATCCGCGCTGCCTTGCGGGCCGCCGAACACCGGCTGAACGAGCGCATCCAGGAGCGAGTGGCGCTGCTGCTCCCGCAAGATTGA
- a CDS encoding type II secretion system protein, protein MTPTAARRKTQGFSLLELLVAMMIIAVIATLGFSQYRKHSAQANYLKAQDDLKIVGEGLDQYYLKHNAYPDFGSYDAMIEANSPLVKENLIKVGMSATDPFKQPYEGRSSRNTYELRCAGDPSNPDDAGPIVRNPTGFITNTAPKGEPAGDAGAKK, encoded by the coding sequence ATGACCCCGACCGCCGCCCGACGCAAGACCCAAGGCTTCTCGCTGCTGGAATTGCTGGTGGCCATGATGATCATTGCCGTGATCGCCACCCTGGGCTTCAGCCAGTATCGTAAACATTCTGCCCAGGCCAACTACCTCAAGGCCCAGGACGACCTCAAGATCGTGGGCGAGGGGCTCGACCAGTACTACCTCAAGCACAACGCCTACCCGGATTTCGGCAGCTATGACGCCATGATCGAGGCCAATTCCCCCCTGGTGAAAGAGAACCTCATCAAGGTGGGCATGTCCGCCACGGACCCTTTCAAGCAGCCCTATGAGGGGCGTTCCTCCCGCAACACCTACGAGCTGCGCTGCGCAGGGGACCCCTCCAACCCCGATGACGCGGGGCCGATCGTGCGCAACCCCACCGGCTTCATCACGAACACCGCCCCCAAGGGTGAGCCTGCCGGGGACGCCGGAGCCAAGAAGTGA
- a CDS encoding DUF177 domain-containing protein, which translates to MIDLHKLPPEGIRQTGTTEKLELEGDVSLRDLAWSVFVLPSDGDIFLEVKGQALWQGCCSRCLAPLDRPLLVESQFLGSKDADLVGRGSHALGSQDLDVVFLPEDSLDEAELVREQFELQAPMHPLCAEDCKGLCPNCGKNWNKGLCHCRPEADQIPSALNRALTKALAGIKLDPES; encoded by the coding sequence GTGATCGATCTCCACAAGCTGCCCCCCGAGGGCATCCGTCAGACTGGCACCACTGAGAAGCTGGAACTGGAGGGGGATGTGTCCCTCCGCGACCTGGCCTGGTCCGTGTTCGTGCTGCCTTCAGACGGCGACATCTTCCTCGAAGTGAAGGGCCAGGCCCTCTGGCAGGGCTGCTGCAGCCGCTGCCTCGCGCCCCTGGACCGTCCCCTGCTGGTCGAAAGCCAGTTCCTGGGCAGCAAGGACGCTGACCTGGTGGGTCGCGGCTCCCACGCGCTGGGATCGCAGGATCTCGACGTGGTATTCCTGCCCGAGGACAGCCTCGACGAGGCCGAGCTGGTGCGCGAGCAGTTTGAATTGCAGGCTCCCATGCACCCGCTGTGTGCGGAGGACTGCAAGGGGCTTTGCCCCAACTGTGGCAAGAACTGGAACAAGGGACTCTGCCACTGCCGCCCCGAAGCCGATCAGATTCCATCGGCACTCAATCGGGCCCTCACCAAGGCCCTGGCAGGAATCAAGCTGGACCCGGAATCCTGA